AACTCAGGAATCCATCCAATTAGTTTTCCTTGAGGAAGACTCAGTTTCGGTTTAGGCTCTCCCTTCCGATTGATAATGAGTGGAGGATGTCCACACCGAGCATGGACCAATTCTTTTGTTTCGAGATTGATGTAAATATAGGAAGCAGTGACAAAAGCACCTTTCATTTTTCCAAGTAAGGTGGAATTGATTTGAGTCATTAGTCCCGCCGGTTCTCTCGATAACCTTACCTGCGTCGAAAACGCAATCTTCAACATAGCTGAGATGAGAGCCGCGGGAATTCCATGTCCTGAAACGTCTGCAATCAAAACTCCTAGTTCCGTATCGGAGATGGCATGGAAGTCAAAAAAATCTCCACCGACACTTTCCATTGGTTCATAATAAAATTCTGTTTTGATCCCAAGAATATTAGGCGCTTCTTCAGGTAGGATGGAACTTTGGAGTTTCCGAGCAAGGCCCAATTCATTTTGAAAGGCAATGAATTTGTTCTGCTCTTCGACTGCTTTTTTTAGAGTGATTAAGTTCTTTGCCCTGGAGACTAACTCACGTTTGTCAAAAGGTTTTGCCAAATAATCATTACCACCAGCTTCTAAGGAAGCAATGATGTCGGTAATCTGGTTTTTAGCAGTCAGAAATAAAATCGGAAGTTGGTATAATGAATATGACTCACGTAAAACTGTACAAACATCGTATCCGCTCATACCTGGCATCATTATATCGAGTAACATCAACTCGAAGGGACCATCATCCCGAACCATACGAATGGCATCTCCTCCATTCGAAGCCTCGTGTACGTCACAACCAATAAGTTTTAGGTGGTTTTTGAGGACTTGTCTATTAATAGGTTCATCATCTACAACGAGTACTTTGATTTTTTCACCGTCGTATTCTTCCGTTGTTTCTTCAATTGGCTCAAATTCTGGAGATTCACCCCCAAACCATAAATCGGATTGATTCAGAGGAGGTTTTTCCAAAGGGATTTCCCCTTCCCTCGCCAAAGGAAGTGTGAAGCGAAAGACAGAACCCTCCCCTTCAACCGATTCTACCCAGATGGTTCCGCCGTGTAATTCCACTAACCGTTTGGTAATTGCAAGGCCAAGGCCAGTTCCACCAAACTTCCGTGTGGTGGAAGTATCTCCTTGCTCAAAGGATTTAAATATATCTGCAAATTTTTGTTTTGGAATTCCTATTCCTGTGTCTTTAATGGAGAGGACGAGCATCCTTTCCATAATTTCGGCAGAGACATCGATCCTACCTTTTTCAGTAAATTTGATCGCATTCCCAATCAAATTAAAAAGAATTTGTTGGAGCCTTGCTTCATCACCCAAAATCGGCGGAAAATCCATTGGTACATGATTGCGTACTGTTAGATTTTTTGTTACGTAGAGTGGACGAGAAATCACAAGAACCAAATCACAAATTTGATGGAGGTCGATTGCCTTTAGATCCAAATCCAAATCCCTATTTTTCATTTTGGAAAAATCCAAAATATCATCTACAAGCGAAGACAAACGTTTCCCAGAACTAACAATCATTCCCAAATTTTGTCTTTGTTCTTGGTTGAGTTTTCCTCCAATTCCATCAAACATTGATTCGGCGATTCCGATAATTCCATTTAATGGTGTTTTTAATTCATGCGATGTGTTAGCTAAAAATTCATCTTTTAATTTATCTAATACAAGAAGTCTTTTCGACAATGACTCAACATCTAAAAATGCCCGACTAAACCTTCTAGATAAAGTAAGGGACTGCACCAGAATAAATACAAAAATTCCAATTGGGACTGCTTCAATCGTGTAAACAACTTGATAGGCATTGAGTAAGTCAATAAAAGCAGCAATTGCCACCGATATAATTCCGATAGCAAACAAAAGACTACTTTCTTTTCTATTTATAACAGCCCTGAATACACCTTGTAATATCAAAAGGACCCCGACAAGAAATACAATTTGGAAATAATCATTTAACTTTGTATATACGGTAGTTGGCAAAACCAACAAAAAACTAATAAAAATTAAAGTAGGAATTAAGAGAATTCGATCCATCAAACGCGGATAATATTTGGGATAAAATTCACGAAAAAAGGCGAAAAAAAGATAAGGGGATAAATAAAAGGTTAAGTATTCAAGCCTAAGACAAAAATTCCAACTGATATAAGGTGATAATTCATTGAAGCCAAATCTTTCTCCGGTAAACAACGTTCTTAGAGACAATAAAAGAGCAGCAAAACCAAATAATAAATTTCCTTTATCAGAACGTCGAAAATAAAACAACCCGAAATGGTATAATGCAATGATAAACACCGCCCCCGCTAAAAATAAGGAGGAGGCAAGGTCCTTTTCATTTGCTTTAAAAAGTTTATTCCATTCACCAACATAAGGTGGCTCCCACATTCCTCCTTTGTCATGATGGTAATTAGAGATTTCCACCAATAGTTCGTTAGGTCCTTGTTTCCAAGGTAGCGGATAAAACTGGAATTGGTAGGAAGGTTCAGATTCTTTCGGATTTTTCGAAACCACCCCAGAAGAACCAAGAAGTTTTCCATTCCAATACACTCGGGAAGCGGTCGCCATATCCACAAGTTTGATTCCATACACTGTATCAGAATTTGTTCCTTCCGGTGGTTCTAAAACCAAACGGTAAGTCCCAAACCCGTTTCCTGAACCAAGAGCGGAATTCCAAATCCCGGGAACCTGAATTTTGAGATTTGTTTTTGGAAGTTCTTTCGATTCCGAAAGGAAAATATGAGGGTAAAAATCCCATTCCCCTTCCAAGTGAACTGGATTTCCCTGGCTTTTCTTCACG
This genomic stretch from Leptospira meyeri harbors:
- a CDS encoding SpoIIE family protein phosphatase produces the protein MKKSQGNPVHLEGEWDFYPHIFLSESKELPKTNLKIQVPGIWNSALGSGNGFGTYRLVLEPPEGTNSDTVYGIKLVDMATASRVYWNGKLLGSSGVVSKNPKESEPSYQFQFYPLPWKQGPNELLVEISNYHHDKGGMWEPPYVGEWNKLFKANEKDLASSLFLAGAVFIIALYHFGLFYFRRSDKGNLLFGFAALLLSLRTLFTGERFGFNELSPYISWNFCLRLEYLTFYLSPYLFFAFFREFYPKYYPRLMDRILLIPTLIFISFLLVLPTTVYTKLNDYFQIVFLVGVLLILQGVFRAVINRKESSLLFAIGIISVAIAAFIDLLNAYQVVYTIEAVPIGIFVFILVQSLTLSRRFSRAFLDVESLSKRLLVLDKLKDEFLANTSHELKTPLNGIIGIAESMFDGIGGKLNQEQRQNLGMIVSSGKRLSSLVDDILDFSKMKNRDLDLDLKAIDLHQICDLVLVISRPLYVTKNLTVRNHVPMDFPPILGDEARLQQILFNLIGNAIKFTEKGRIDVSAEIMERMLVLSIKDTGIGIPKQKFADIFKSFEQGDTSTTRKFGGTGLGLAITKRLVELHGGTIWVESVEGEGSVFRFTLPLAREGEIPLEKPPLNQSDLWFGGESPEFEPIEETTEEYDGEKIKVLVVDDEPINRQVLKNHLKLIGCDVHEASNGGDAIRMVRDDGPFELMLLDIMMPGMSGYDVCTVLRESYSLYQLPILFLTAKNQITDIIASLEAGGNDYLAKPFDKRELVSRAKNLITLKKAVEEQNKFIAFQNELGLARKLQSSILPEEAPNILGIKTEFYYEPMESVGGDFFDFHAISDTELGVLIADVSGHGIPAALISAMLKIAFSTQVRLSREPAGLMTQINSTLLGKMKGAFVTASYIYINLETKELVHARCGHPPLIINRKGEPKPKLSLPQGKLIGWIPELDIQEDHLSLKAGDRIVLYTDGITEATNADKEMIGQENWESIVQRYSGYPISESKRLLLERIKEFTGNRSPDDDVTLVILEIE